A single region of the Marmota flaviventris isolate mMarFla1 chromosome 10, mMarFla1.hap1, whole genome shotgun sequence genome encodes:
- the Slc35e2b gene encoding solute carrier family 35 member E2B isoform X1, producing MSSSTKPEAPESAPDPAEEPKGQAALAWGALLGHRSEKMAFTRSEGSPEESLLTVTITETTVLESGLGVWSPRALSYLSLWFFLSFCTLFLNKYILSLLEGEPSMLGAVQMLSTTVIGCVKMCLPCCLHQHKPRLAYPPNFIVTMLFVGLMRFATVVLGLVSLKNVAVSFAETVKSSAPIFTVIMSRMILGEYTGLLVNLSLIPVMGGLALCTATEMSFNILGFSAALSTNIMDCLQNVFSKKLLSGDKYRFSAPELQFYTSAAAVAMLIPAWIFFMDVPMMGRSGTSFSYSQDMLILLLTDGALFHLQSVTAYALMGKISPVTFSVASTVKHALSIWLSIIVFGNKITSLSAVGTILVMVGVLLYNKARQHQQEVMQSLATATSWVPEDDTEPVGPQDPRQHVHP from the exons ATGTCATCTTCCACCAAACCCGAGGCTCCGGAGAGCGCTCCCGACCCTGCAGAGGAGCCCAAGGGACAGGCGGCTCTAGCCTGGGGCGCTCTTCTCGGTCACCGAAGCGAGAAGATGGCCTTCACCAGGAGCGAGGGCAGCCCGGAGGAGAGCCTGCTCACTGTCACCATCACGGAGACCACAGTCCTCGAGTCAGGCCTGGGCGTGTGGAGCCCGCGGGCCCTCAGCTACCTGTCGCTCTGGTTCTTCCTCAGCTTCTGCACGCTGTTCCTCAACAAGTACATCCTGTCCCTGCTGGAGGGCGAACCCAGCATGCTAG GTGCCGTGCAGATGCTGTCGACCACGGTCATCGGGTGTGTGAAGATGTGCCTGCCCTGCTGCCTACACCAGCACAAGCCCCGGCTGGCCTACCCACCCAACTTCATCGTGACCATGCTCTTTGTGGGCCTGATGAG GTTCGCAACAGTGGTTCTGGGGCTGGTCAGCCTGAAGAACGTGGCAGTGTCCTTTGCCGAGACAGTGAAGAGCTCTGCCCCTATTTTCACCGTGATCATGTCTCGGATGATCCTGGGGGAGTACACGG GACTGCTGGTAAACCTGTCCCTCATCCCCGTCATGGGAGGCCTGGCCCTGTGCACAGCCACTGAGATGAGCTTCAACATCCTGGGCTTCTCAGCTGCATTGTCCACCAACATCATGGACTG TTTGCAGAATGTTTTTTCAAAAAAGCTCCTCAGCGGGGACAAATACCGTTTCTC GGCCCCGGAGCTGCAGTTCTACACCAGCGCTGCTGCCGTGGCCATGCTGATCCCTGCCTGGATCTTCTTCATG GACGTGCCCATGATGGGGAGGAGCGGGACAAGCTTCAGCTACAGCCAGGACATGCTGATCCTGCTCCTGACAGATGGTGCCCTGTTCCACCTTCAGAGTGTCACTGCATATGCCCTCATGGGGAAGATCTCCCCGGTGACGTTCAG CGTCGCCAGCACCGTGAAGCACGCCTTGTCCATCTGGCTCAGCATCATCGTCTTCGGCAACAAGATCACCAGCCTGTCAGCCGTCGGCACCATTCTCGTGATGGTGGGTGTCCTGCTCTACAACAAGGCCAGGCAGCACCAGCAGGAAGTCATGCAGAGCCTGGCCACAGCCACCAGCTGGGTCCCCGAGGACGATACAGAACCAGTGGGTCCCCAGGACCCCAGACAGCATGTTCACCCCTGA
- the Slc35e2b gene encoding solute carrier family 35 member E2B isoform X2, giving the protein MSSSTKPEAPESAPDPAEEPKGQAALAWGALLGHRSEKMAFTRSEGSPEESLLTVTITETTVLESGLGVWSPRALSYLSLWFFLSFCTLFLNKYILSLLEGEPSMLGAVQMLSTTVIGCVKMCLPCCLHQHKPRLAYPPNFIVTMLFVGLMRFATVVLGLVSLKNVAVSFAETVKSSAPIFTVIMSRMILGEYTGLLVNLSLIPVMGGLALCTATEMSFNILGFSAALSTNIMDCLQNVFSKKLLSGDKYRFSAPELQFYTSAAAVAMLIPAWIFFMALELVLFWSPRVLLLGTPVTRLPGRPCFQLFGYVPGSGTAGCCSDLCLNPGGTATLVTTTPLRRFLFAQTLCSTFWLGWLLAVAVLTEVRWFCRPS; this is encoded by the exons ATGTCATCTTCCACCAAACCCGAGGCTCCGGAGAGCGCTCCCGACCCTGCAGAGGAGCCCAAGGGACAGGCGGCTCTAGCCTGGGGCGCTCTTCTCGGTCACCGAAGCGAGAAGATGGCCTTCACCAGGAGCGAGGGCAGCCCGGAGGAGAGCCTGCTCACTGTCACCATCACGGAGACCACAGTCCTCGAGTCAGGCCTGGGCGTGTGGAGCCCGCGGGCCCTCAGCTACCTGTCGCTCTGGTTCTTCCTCAGCTTCTGCACGCTGTTCCTCAACAAGTACATCCTGTCCCTGCTGGAGGGCGAACCCAGCATGCTAG GTGCCGTGCAGATGCTGTCGACCACGGTCATCGGGTGTGTGAAGATGTGCCTGCCCTGCTGCCTACACCAGCACAAGCCCCGGCTGGCCTACCCACCCAACTTCATCGTGACCATGCTCTTTGTGGGCCTGATGAG GTTCGCAACAGTGGTTCTGGGGCTGGTCAGCCTGAAGAACGTGGCAGTGTCCTTTGCCGAGACAGTGAAGAGCTCTGCCCCTATTTTCACCGTGATCATGTCTCGGATGATCCTGGGGGAGTACACGG GACTGCTGGTAAACCTGTCCCTCATCCCCGTCATGGGAGGCCTGGCCCTGTGCACAGCCACTGAGATGAGCTTCAACATCCTGGGCTTCTCAGCTGCATTGTCCACCAACATCATGGACTG TTTGCAGAATGTTTTTTCAAAAAAGCTCCTCAGCGGGGACAAATACCGTTTCTC GGCCCCGGAGCTGCAGTTCTACACCAGCGCTGCTGCCGTGGCCATGCTGATCCCTGCCTGGATCTTCTTCATG GCACTCGAGTTGGTCCTGTTTTGGTCCCCGAGAGTGCTGCTGCTGGGAACTCCGGTCACACGTCTCCCTGGGAGGCCCTGCTTTCAGCTCTTTGGGTATGTGCCCGGCAGTGGGACTGCGGGATGCTGCAGTGACCTGTGTTTGAATCCTGGAGGGACTGCCACCCTGGTCACCACCACACCGTTGCGCAGGTTCCTGTTTGCCCAGACCCTCTGCAGCACTTTCTGGCTTGGTTGGCTTTTGGCGGTAGCTGTCCTCACAGAAGTGAGGTGGTTCTGTCGTCCCTCGTGA